Genomic DNA from Nitrospirota bacterium:
ACCCTTTCTGGTTGCGCTACGGAAAGTTCTCAGGCACTCGGCACCTCAAAGGTAAATTCTGCCAACGTTGCATACGAAGGCCCCAAAACGCCGCTCGTTGTCGGGAAGTTCGACAATCGATCAAGCTTCATGCGGGGTCTGTTCTCCGATGGCGTTGATCGATTAGGCGGTCAGGCCAAGACCATTCTCATCACACACCTCCAGCAGGCTAACCGCTTTCTCGTAATGGATCGCGACAATATGCAGGAAATCGAGTTTGAATCCAATTTGAGCGGAAAGACGCAAAAGCTCAAAGGAGCGGATTTCGTCATTACCGGAGATGTTACGGAATTCGGCCGCAAGGAAACCGGCGATACCCAGCTGTTTGGAATTCTTGGCCGCGGAAAAACTCAAGTTGCTTACTCAAAGGTCAGTCTTAACGTCGTTAAAGCCGAAACCTCGGAAGTGATCTTCTCGGTGCAGGGTGCCGGTGAGTATGCGCTGTCAAACCGTGAAGTTGTTGGGTTCGGCGGCACCGCAAGTTACGACTCTACCCTCAATGGCAAAGTGCTTGACCTTGCCATCCGTGAAGCGGTCAATCGATTGGTCGAGGGTATTGATACGGGCAAATGGAAAATTAACGCGAATCGTTGAGTACGCTCACACTATGCTCAATGCAAAGAGAACATTTCTGTTCCTGTTGACGGCAACGATTCTGGCGGGTTGTGCCCCCAAGCACCCTCAGCTCTATCAGTGGGGAAGCTACGAGGCTCAGGTCTATGCGCTGTACAGTGACCCCGGAAAGGTGCCAATTGAAGAACAGCTCCAACAGCTTGAACGCGATTATCAAAGGGCCAGAGCAGCCG
This window encodes:
- a CDS encoding DUF4810 domain-containing protein, coding for MLNAKRTFLFLLTATILAGCAPKHPQLYQWGSYEAQVYALYSDPGKVPIEEQLQQLERDYQRARAADKPVPPGYHAHVGYLYFQLGKTDQALQSFETEKILFPESTVYMDRLIARIKHE
- a CDS encoding CsgG/HfaB family protein; the protein is MRRTIAILAMTMLIATTLSGCATESSQALGTSKVNSANVAYEGPKTPLVVGKFDNRSSFMRGLFSDGVDRLGGQAKTILITHLQQANRFLVMDRDNMQEIEFESNLSGKTQKLKGADFVITGDVTEFGRKETGDTQLFGILGRGKTQVAYSKVSLNVVKAETSEVIFSVQGAGEYALSNREVVGFGGTASYDSTLNGKVLDLAIREAVNRLVEGIDTGKWKINANR